A segment of the Entomomonas moraniae genome:
TATTCAGCAAATCGTGGCTGAAATAGGGGCACAAAAAGACCAAATTATTAAAAAGAATAAAAAAATTCGTTGGCAAGATAAACCTAAACCTCGCGTTTATTGGTTTGATGATACCCGAACAATGGGGCTGGTTAATTCATTAGTGGCTGATGATTTAGCGGATATTGAATATGAGGCAGATAAACAACAGCAAGTAAAGCAAGCGCAATTAACAGAGCATGATCTGTACCCCTTGCTTATACGTTATTTAGCTAGCGAATTAAAGTTATACAGTATGCGTATTGATGAAAAGCGTTCCAGTAACCGTTATGGCATGAATGCAAATAAGTGGTTGCATCCTGATATTGTGGCGATGGAACCTATTGCCGAAACATGGGATCAGTTGGTACGTACGTGTGTGTTAAAAGGGGACGGGCAAAGTGTTCGGCTCTGGTCATTTGAGGTTAAACGTAGCATGACCCGTGCCAATGTTCGTGAATATTTTTTCCAAGCCGTTAGTAATTCAACTTGGGCTAATGAAGGCTATCTCGTATGTACAAGTATTGCAGGTGATGGCACAGAAGATGAGTTAAGAATGCTATCTGCACTGCATGGCATTGGTGTCATTGTTTTAAATACAAAAGATTTGTCAGAGTCAGAAATTTTAATCCCTGCTCGTGCTAAAACGGATATTGATTGGCAAACAGTTAATCGCTTAGTGGTTGAAAACGGTGATATGAAAGAGTTTGTCGATTTGGTATCTAACTACTATGAAACGGGAAGACTTAGAACAAAAGATTGGAATAAATAAGAGAAGCCAATGGCTTCTCTTTTTTTATTGCTTAAGAAACGACTTTACGCTTTTTCTCTATTCTTCTATTTACAAACCAAGCCGTAAGGGTGATGGTTGAAATCACTAATAGAATAATAGAGGCAATGGCATTAATTTGTGGATCAACACCTAATCTCACTTTCGAGAAGATATAAACAGGCAATGTAGTTGAACCAGGGCCAGATAAGAAGTTGGCTAATACCACATCATCAAGTGATAACGCGAAAGACAGCATAGCCCCTGCAAAAAGAGAGGGTGCGATCATCGGTATTGTAATGAATATAAAGGTTTTCCAAGGTGGCGCACCCAAATCCATTGAGGCCTCTTCAAGTGAGCGGTCAAGCTCTCTTAAACGCGATGAAACTAAAATAGCTACATAGGCTGTACAGAATGTAACATGGGCAATCCAGATATTCATTAATCCTTTACTTGGCCAACTAAATAATTCATTAAATGCCATAAAAAGTAGTAGTAACGAGAAACCTGTGATGATTTCAGGCATGACCAAGGGTGCTGTTACCATTCCCGCGAAGATAGAACGACCGCGGAATTGATCCATTCGAGTCAGCACAAAGGCCGCTAACGTACCCAAGATAACTGCGGTGATGGATGTATAAAAAGCCACCTCAAGGGAGCGGAATAAGGCAGCAATGAGGTCAGTACTGTCGGATAAACTACGGTACCATTTGGTTGACCAACCCTCCCATACAACCACCATTTTAGAAGCGTTGAAAGAGTAAATAACCAAAATGAACATGGGGAGATAAATAAATAATAACCCTACGACCAACATGAGGTTAGTGAAGTTTAGACGACGCTTCATTATTTTGCCTCCAGTTGTTTAGATTGGTTACGGTTAAAGAGTTGAATCGGGATGATCAATAGCATCAACATGATCACGGCTAAGGCAGCTGCTCTTGGCCAATCGTTATTGCTGAAGTATTCACGGTAAATTGTTTGTCCGATTAATTGGTATTCTGAACCACCCAGTAATTCTGGGATAACAAACTCACCAATGATAGGAATAAATACTAGCATACATCCCGTAATAATACCGTTTTTAGATAAAGGTACTGTAATTTTCCAGAAAGCCACGAGGCTTTTAGTACCTAAATCAGAAGCCGCTTCTAGAAGTGATTGGTCATGCTTCACTAGGTTTGCGTATAGCGGCAAAATCATAAAGGGGAGGTAGGCATAAATAACCCCAATATAAACAGCAATATAAGTGTTCAATACTTCAATAGGGGTACTGATAATCCCAAATCCCATTAAAAACTGATTTAATAAGCCATTATTTCCATTACCTAAGATAGTCATCCATGCATAAACACGAATAAGTAGCGCTGTCCATGTTGGCATGACAATTAGGAGTAATAATATGGCTTGTGAGCTTTTGGGTGCTCGCGCAATAGCATAAGCCATGGGATAGCCAATAATTAGACAGAAGAATGTACTAAAAAAGGCTAATTCAAGTGAGTTTAAATAAGGCGTTAAATAGCTTGAGCTTTCAAAACTTTCAAATCCAAGGGGATTAGGAATTAGGTATTTGCCAATAACACAGATGAATACCAATAATGCACCAATAATTAGTTGCATTTTAGGTAGGTTAGAAATGCGTATTTTTTGTATAACAAAATCACAACTGTATTCACGTTGATTCAGTTGGAAGAAAACTGGGAAAATAACCAATGAAACGTGGCTAATAATGACGCCCAAATAGATCATAAATGAACTACTTAATGAGGCAAGTGGTTCGCTGATGATTCCTGTATGAAGCAGGAAGTTATTAATAATACCTGTAGGCGCTAGCAAATTACCTGTATAGGAGGCATAGCCATGCAAGAAAATAACTAAGATGGTTGGTAGGGCAATTAACCAAAGTAATATTTTTTGCAGTTTTTCATTGTGTAATTTGACTAAAAAACGGGCAATGAAATAGCCGAGTACAACACAAATAATCGTACTAATAACAGCCAGTTTTAACATAGACAGATAAGGTGCCAAGTAGCTCCACTCATCGTCTTGGATAATACTTAAATAGCTATAGTAATTTAAGACGATAGAGACTTGATCTTCTGTCCATAACAACATTGCATGATAAGGTGGGCTATAGTCACCCTCAGATAAGCTGATTTTTAATACAATGATAAAAGGCAGTAAAAAGAATAAAAATAGCCAAGCGAAGGGAATACCAATAACGGACCCCCTCCCGAGCTTTGTAGCAAAGGTTAGTAGTCTCGTATTCATTGTAGTACCACACCACTGTCATCTTCCCAATACAAATAAACCTGATCATCCCATGTGGGGCGTTTAACGTGACGTTCAGAGTTTGCCATAAAGGATTGTACAATCGCGCCAGAGGGAAGTTCTATGTAGTAAATAGAATGTCCGCCTAAGTAGGCGATATCGTATACTTTACCTGTTGTCCAGTTATAGTCTGGGTGCTCAATCTCAGGCTTTTGGTGGCTGATCAATATTTTTTCAGGGCGTATTGCAAAGGTTACCTTTTTATCTTCGGCACGGGTACTTAGACCATGACCAATATAAATAGGGTTGGGGAGGGTTGGGCACGTAATTGTCACATGGTTACTCATGTCATCAACAATTTCGCCTTCAAACATGTTGACGTTACCAATGAACTCACACACTAAGCGCGTTGCAGGTGTTTCATAAATATCCATCGGACTACCAATTTGCTCAATGCACCCTTGATTCATGATAGCGATACGTTGAGCCATGGTCATGGCTTCTTCTTGGTCATGGGTGACCATCACACAAGTTACGCCGACACTTTCAATAATTTCTACCAACTCTAACTGCATTTGTGAACGTAGCTTTTTATCTAATGCTCCCATCGGTTCATCAAGTAGTAGAAGTTTTGGGCGCTTGGCGAGTGAGCGAGCGAGTGCAACACGTTGCCTTTGACCACCTGATAATTGGTGTGGTTTACGGTGGGCGTATTGAGTCATGTGTACTAGTTTGAGCATCTGCTCAACACGTTCTTTGATCTGGTTCTTGGGGAGTTTGTCTTGTTTTAGACCAAAAGCTATATTTTGTTCCACGGTCATGTGTGGAAAAAGTGCATAAGATTGGAACATCATATTAATAGGACGTTCGTAAGGTGGAAGCTTGGTAATGTCTTGACCGTCAAGGAAGATACGTCCTTCTGTTGGTGTTTCAAAGCCAGCTAACATTCGCAATAATGTTGATTTCCCTGAGCCTGAACCGCCTAGTAAAGCGAAAATTTCGCCACGGTTAATCGTTAGGCTTACATTATCTACTGCGATAGTACCATCGAATGATTTAGTGACACGATCAATTTTAACCAGAGCTTCTTTAGGTGTCTGGGTTCCCGTCATGGCTTTTTTAAAAGCGCTTGATGCAACAGCCATTGATGTTAATCTCCATACAAAAGAGTAAAAATAACAACGAGTAATAAGTCTATTTAAAAACCTATTACTCGATTTTTTAGATACTAAAACGAGCGGAATTTATTTGCTTGTTTTAACTTTAGTCCAACTGTTGACCATTGTACGTTGTGTTTTCAATGGTAATAATGGGAAAGTATATATTTTCTTCATTATTTCTTCTGTTGGATAGATACCAGGATCACTTGTAATATCTTTATTGACTAAAGGTGTTGCAGCACTATTAGCATTAGGGAAGCGTATATAGTTGGTGATTTCTGCTGCAATTTCAGGTTGCATAATAAAGTTAATAAATTGATGTGCAGCCTCAGGGTTGGGTGCATCTTTAGGGATTGCCATCATATCAAAGAAGCTGGCAGCACCTTCTTTAGGAATGTTGTATTTGATATGTACCCCATTTTTGGCTTCTTCTGCGCGGTTTTTACTTTGTTGTAAATCCCCAGAGTAACCTACAGAAACGCAGATATTACCATTAGCAAGGTCTAAAATATTTTTAGATGAGTGGAAGTAAGCAACATAAGGGCGAATTTTTAAGAATAACGCTTGGGCATCTTTGATATTCTTAGTATCTGTAGCGGTAGGGTCTTCACCTAAATATTTCATTGCGGCAGGCAACATTTCTGTTGGTGAGTCTAAGAATGCAACACCACAGGATTTTAGTTTTTCCATGTTTTCAACATTGAAAACAAGATCCCATGAGTCAACAGGCGCATTATCACCTAGGACTGCTTTCACTTTATCCACATTGTAAGCAATACCAATGGTTCCCCACATATAAGGAATAGCGTATTTGTTTTCTGGATCGTTAACTTCCAGCACTTTCATTAATGTAGGGTTTAGGTTTTTCCAGTTAGGTAGTTTAGATCTATCTAAAGGTTGGTATAACCCTGCCTTGATTTGTTTTGCCAAAAAGGCATTAGAAGGCACTACAATATCATAGCCAGAGTTACCAGCGATCAGTTTGGCTTCGACAATTTCATTGTTATCAAAGACATCATAAACGACTTTTATACCCGTTTTTTTCTCGAACTTACTGATAGTATCAGGTGCAATATAATCAGACCAGTTATAAATATGTAATGTATTTTCAGCAGCAGATACGATACCTGTAGCTACTAGAGTAATAGAGGTGGCGAGAAGGGTTTTTTTGAAAAAATTCATTGTGGTTAACTCTCCAGCAAAGATAAAACAACCTACCAATTACACTTAGTATGTGTTACTAAGTAGCCTTTTAAATGCCTGAAAAACTATTTTCAATATTAATTAGTCATTATAGTTTTTATTTACCGACAACACTAGAAAATTATTTATTATGAAACATTTTAATTAGTCGTATTTTTTATACGATGAGATGGGGCTTGATCTTGTTATATTAGCGCTCAATTGCTGTGGTGAGTCCACCTGAAATAAGACTGGCTACATCAGTTAAAGCAACAAATGGATCAAGTCTTGCCGGGATTGCCATGTAGCGTATTTGCCATTCAAAATCAAATTTGTCTTTAAAGCGGTTTAGGCCATTAATGTTATACAGTAAATGACTGCGTCTAAAGATTAATGATCCTAAGCGATAAGCCATTGGGCCATTCTTATTAGGTTTTAGTTCAGTATCTGGGGTTAGTCCTAAGCTGAAGTATTTAAGACCTTCTTGTTGTAGTGAGCCAATTACACTCAATAGAAGGTATTCCATGGTGAATTTGGGAGCATTGTTTTGTATTTGTATCAAATCAATGGTGCTGATTTCTTGTGTATTGGTTTCTAGTAAATTCATGAAAGCAATAATTTCACCTTTAAAATCAATCGCAGCTATTCTGAAGTGTTGTAAATACTCTGGTGTTAATTTACCTACTAAGAAACCTCTTTGTTGTTCTTTATGACTAGAGGAGTCGATAATAGTTTTCATTTTTTCAAAAGGCAATTCACCTGCATTATAGATTTTCAGGGTTAAGTTATTATCGTTTCCTATTTGTTGTATTTCTTTAAATTCAGGCTTTGTTTCAATATCGAACTGCTTGAGGTTTAAAATGGCTTCTTTGCCTAATTTAACAATAACAAGGCCTATATCCATGTAGTCTGAAAGATCGTCAGGTTTTATTTGATAGAAAACAGGGTTTACATTGTGTAAGTCGCAATAGTCTCTAAATTGCCAAATGAGTTCAGTTGTTGTTTTTGGGTTCCCAACAGGGTCTGATAGGGCAACTAAACTACGGTCATGGCCTGCATACATGATAAAACTATCTTGTAGCGGGTGAAATAAGACATCTTTATCTTTACCGAAAACTAACGCACCATAGGGTTGATTAGACGCAGCGATAATATGTTTAGCTAACGTCAGTTGCGCGTCAGTTGGGGTGAGAATTTTAGGGGGCGAAGTGTATAGTAACCAGCTAATGATAACCAAAGCGAAGATAATGGTATTGGCAAGAAGTGCCCAGAGCCCTTTGCTTACATCATTATATAAGCCGAACTGCCACCATAACTCATTGCTATAAGGTGTGTATCGGTAAGTAAAGCAATATAGCCAAATAGAAACTGCAAGTGTGCATCCTAAAACAATGATGGTAGGCTTTGAATAGGTAGCGTCCATCAGTTTACTTTGTCGATAAAATATTTTTCGAAAGGTAATTAAGTTAACGGTTGTAAATGAAAGTAGCAATGCAATTTGCCAATCCAGCCCTTTGATTAAACTAAAGACTGTACCTGCTATTGTTAGTGCAAGTGTTATACGCCAAGCACTTGCAAGTCGTCGCCATAAACCTTGTGCAGCAATTAAGCAAAAAAAGCCTATTAAACTGGCTATTAAGTGGGCACTGTTAATCATAATATTAGGGAATATGTTGGAAAGCTCTCTTAAGTAAGAAACGCGTTCTGGAACAATTCCTGAGAAAACAAGGTAAATACCTGATATAAGCACGAGTAGTGCAATCTGTGGAGCAGCATTAGTTGATAGCTTATTAGTTTGATGACTAGCAAAATTTCGAGCTTCAATAACAAGTAAAACTAAACAGGCGATCACTAAAGGCATTACAACATAAATTAAGCGGTAAAGTAAGAGTGCTGCAAGTAATCCAGGTTGATCCAGCTGTTCTTTGAATGCGGCGAGTAGAACAACTTCGAAAACACCTAGTCCTCCTGGTACATGGCTTAGAACCCCAGCGGCGAGAGCGAGTAAGTAAACAGTTAAAAATGTGCCGAATGGGATACTGACGGAGGCAGGAAGCAAACAATAAAGTACAGTGCCTGCAGCGAGCACGTCTAAAAAAGTGATTACAAATTGTAGAAGAGTAAGGCGTAAATTGGGGACGCGTAGATTAAGGGGGCCTAAACAAAGGTATCGGCTGTCAATTGACGGGTGTTCTTTTGAGATAAATCGACTGGCAATGGCTAGAAAAATAGTATAACCAGCGATGATGGCTCCAGCAATAATGATCAATAATGTTTCGTTAATATGCAGTGCTTTAGCGGAGTAATCGATATCCGTAAATGCCATGATGGCGGCAATGGGCGGGAGTGCAACGCCTAAGGAAAGGCTAGCAAACACGGTCATTTGGATAATGGCAATGGCTGAAATATTTTTCTTGCTGTACGTACGGTAGCGTACAGAACCACCCGTTAACATAGAGAAACCCAGCGCATTTCCAATAGCAGCAGCAGATAAACCGCCTAGTGCTAGGGTAGGTAAAGAGAGTTTAGCATTGGCATAGCGGCTAGCTGACCACTCATAGCCTAAGATCATACTGTAACTGGTCATTGCCGCTAGTATTGCAATACCAATGGTAAGCCATGAAACATTGCTCAGCGCGTGGGAAAGACTCTGTCGATCAATATCTTCTACCAAATGGGCAAATGTAGTAAGGGCCAGAATGAATACAACGACAGTGAATATGATACCAAGGCGTTGCTGATTACGACGCAAAAAGGCTATCAGTCCAGTTTCTTTGTTAGGAGAAACACTGCAAGAATCGTCTGATAAATTAGTTCTTTTTAGCATAGTTTGTAGCGTTGTATTTTAACTTAAAGCCGAATTATAAGTTAATATTACAATATTCGTTAATCTTTTTCATGTAGAGACATTATAGTGAACTATGGCTTTCTTGTTAGCCATAGTTCATTATTTTCTAAATAGCCTTGATAAAGGCTAGTAACTCTTCTGTTTTTTCTGTTAGTAAACTGGAGTTATGACGACTTTCAACATTAAGACGAATGACTGGCTCTGTGTTGGATGAGCGAAGATTAAAGCGCCAATCTTCATAATTGACACCTAAACCATCGATATGCTCAATTTGCATTGCGGAAGGACTGTATTTTTTCTCGACAGCTTCAATAACCTTCTTAGCATCAGAAACGGTAAGGTTAATTTCACCAGAGGAAGGGTAGGCAGTGATCCGTTCGTTGACTAAGGCAGAGAGTGGTTTTTGTTTACGGCACATTAACTCAATGACTAATAACCAAGGAATCATGCCGCTATCGCAATAGAAGAAGTCACGGAAATAATGGTGGGCACTCATCTCTCCACCATAAATCGCATCGTGATTACGCATAGACTCTTTAATAAAGGCATGGCCTGCTTTGGTTTTAACCGCATGTCCTTGGTTTTTTTCAATAATTTCTAAGGTATTCCACGTCATTCGTGGATCTAAAATAATTTTGGCACCTTGTTCTTTTTGCAAAAAGGCTTCTGCTAGAAGGCCAACAATATAATACCCTTCAATGAATTGCCCTTGCTCATCAAATAAGAAACAGCGATCAAAATCTCCGTCCCAAGCAATCCCTGCATCTGCTTTGTGTTGCAGAACAGCATTACGTGTTACATCACGATTTTCTACTAAAATAGGGTTGGGTATTCCATTAGGGAATGTGCCATCAGGTTCAAAGTTGATTTTTATGAATTCAATGGGGGCATTAGCTGCTTTTAGTGCTTTTTCTAGCGCATCAATAACTGGGCCAGCAACCCCATTACCAGGATTGACAACCAACTTTAGCGGTTTAAGGGTTGTTAAATCAATATAAGATAATAGGTGTTTTACATAAGCTTCACGGGTATTGACTTGCTCATACTTACCTCGTTTAGATTCATCTATTGAGGGATCTTTACCATCAACCAAGTTATAGCTCAGTGTTTCTGCGAGGGCTTGTATTTCTTTAAGCCCCGTATCAGCTGAAATAGGGCGTGATTCTTCGCGAACGAATTTAAAACCATTGTAATCGATAGGGTTGTGAGAAGCTGTGACTTCTATACCGCCAGAGGTTTTAAGATAAGTTGTGGCGAAGTAAATCTCTTCTGTTCCTGTGAGCCCAAGATCAAAGACATTGACGCCTTCATCTCTTAAGCCACTAGCCAATGCGGCTTTTAAACTGCTGGATGTTGCACGAATATCACCACCTAAAACAATCGAAGTTGGTTTTAGCCACTGTGCAAAAGCACGTGCAATACGGTAGGCTATTTCTTCATTGAGTTGTGTGCCGAGTTGACCACGAATATCATAAGCTTTAAAACAAGTTAACTGACTCATCAGATGTCCTTAGCAATTCTTTTTATAAAAGTTTTCATAACAAAAGTTAGTGGCTTCAATAAAGCCTTCTGCACTTCCACAGTCAAAGCGGTGGCCTTTAAATTTATAAGCGATAACACACCCTTGTTTTGCCTGTGTTAAAAGCGCATCTGTGATTTGTATTTCCCCATTTTTACCGGGTGGTGTGTTTTCTAGTATTTTGAAAATGTCGGGAGTTAAAATATAGCGACCTATAATGGCAAGGTTTGAAGGTGCTTCTTCTGGCGAAGGCTTCTCAACCATATTAGTAACGGTATATAAGTCATCACTGATCATTTTGCCTTCGATAACACCATAGCGACTGATTTCTTCTTTAGGTACTTCCTCAACAGCCACAATAGAGCAGCGAAACTGATTGTAAAGTTTCACCATTTGGCTCAAAACGCCTTCTCCATCAATATTTATGCATAAGTCGTCAGCCAATACAACGGCGAAGGGTTCATCACCTATCAGTTGTTTACCTGTGAGTATCGCATGGCCCAACCCTTTCATTTCAATTTGGCGGGTATAAGAGAAAGTACAATGTGCGATTAAATCGCGAATACCGTCTAATAAATACTCTTTCGATGAACCTGCAATTTGTTTTTCTAATTCATAGCTAATATCAAAATGGTCTTCTAACGCTCTTTTTCCTCTACCTGTCACAATAGCCATATGCCCTAAATTGGCTTCTTTGGCTTCTTCAACTGCATATTGAATCAGAGGCTTATTAACGATAGGGAGCATTTCTTTAGGCATTGCTTTGGTAACAGGTAGAAAACGTGTACCATACCCAGCGGCAGGAAAAAGACATTTACTAATCATAACAACTCCAATATTACTTTTTTTAATATACTTAGTGCCTAATCGCGGCAGTTCTTAATCATTTGTGTGCAATTGCCATAATCGCGTACCTTCTTTTAATGCTTCCTGTTGTGGGGTGCCTAAGCCGCGTAAAGCAAGTGCTATAGTAGCAGGTATTACTAAATCTGCGTATTCATCGTGTACTTTTTTTTGCCAGACAGCCATGAAGTGTTCAGGTGTGAGTTGGCTTGGTTTTAATAACCGTTGTTCTGAAAGGGCAGGCCATGTTTCTTGCCAAGGTAAACCTTGTTGAGTACCTAATAATAGGTTAATGTTATCTGCTCTGACTTCATTTTCACCGCCTTCACCTTTAATAATGATGGAGGTATCACCTATTAATCGGCTAGTTTCTTGATGAATCGCTTGATAATTAGGGTGGAAAATACTTTGCAAACTGCAACGTGCTTGTAATGGGTTGATTAATCTGACGAGAGAGTGCACGGGTGAGCGTACACCCAATAGTGATTTTAGATCCATAATTTGTTGAAGCTTAGGGGAGAAACTTCCTAGGCTAATAAATGCAATATGCTGATCTTCTAAAGTGGTTTCTACTTCATACCAATTTTTACAATGCTTAATCGCCAACATGGATAGAAACTGTTCAGTATAAAAACGCTCTGCGGTATGCGCTCCTGCTCCATGCATAAGAATAGTTATGCCCTGAGCAGCTAATAGCTTGGCTGCCAATAAATACCAAGGGTAATGTCTTTTTTTACCGGCATAGGTTGGCCAATCAATATCGAGTGGTATGTTTGGTGTTTGTATTTTTTTGCGTACAGCATTTGCAAAGCCAGCGAGTTCTTCAGCTGTTTCTAATTGATAGCGTAATAATAATAAGAAAGCTCCCAGTTGAACTGCTTCAACCTCATCATTTAGTACCATTAACATAGCGGTTTCGGCCTCTTCTAACGTGAGATGGCGTGAACCGTTTTGGCCTTTACCCAAAATGCGAATATATTGAGCAAAAGGATGTTCTATCGTATTGGGCTGTATCATTTTATTTATCATAAGCAATTTGTGGGTTTAGGTAGTCCAGCTAATTTAGCCGCTAGTTTAGCAGGACTACCATTAAATAATAAGTTTAATGTCAAACTATTGATCTGTTGTGTGGGTAGTTGTTGATTTAAATATTTAATCAGTGGCCGATTAGAGGGTGAAAGGGCGTATTGCTGATAAAAAGCACGTAGCAGCTCTATAATTTGCCAGTGTGATTCTGTCAATGTAATAGATTCGCGCTCTGCCAGAGCGTTAGCTACAGCGGGTGACCAATCTTGTAAATTGATTAGATAGCCTTCATCATCGAGCATAATATCTTGATGATTAACCGTAAGTTTCATGACCAAGTAACAACCTTTTTATATTCAGTGCAGAGCCTAACAAAAGCCGAATAATCAACGATTTTAATATCATGTGATGTTGAGTCTATAGCTCTAGCTGTCATATCTTCATTTAATGCATAAATTGTAACGGGTAACTGTTTTATCTTCATTAAAAAAACTGTATTGGGTTGTAATGCATAGACAGCATCACCCGTTAATAAGATGCCATCATGTTCGTGAATAAACGCTAGTACCGTATCAAATGTATTACCTAGAAAGGGGCTTTTATTTAGTAAATGTAAAGTATTCATTAGCTAGTAATCACAGTGTCATAATGAACTAAAAGCGAGTTTAGTTCTTCTTGTTGGACTAGTTTAACAGGCTCTAATAATTGTTGTTGGCTTAGACCACGAACATATAAGTGTTGTTCAACGATAAAAATTTCTGTGATACCAAATAAAGGTAGTGCTTGCAAGTTCGATGTAATATTTTTTTGCTCAATAGCTTGAGGTTGCTGATCTTTTACGAGTTGAAAAACACCATCTTCTAAAAATAATATGCTAATCGGTAAATCAAAGGCACTTCCAGAAAAAGCTAAATCGAGTGTTTCTTTGACTGTGGCGTTACTCCAAGGGGCTTGTTGGCAAATAATTAACATTGATCTAGCCATTAAGCATCTCCTGCAAAGGTAATAAAACGATCGCTGTCTTGAATAGCCTCATGTAGTTGCCCTAAACCGGCTAACTGCCAAGGTGGTGTGATAGAAGTTGCTACTTTTTTATAACGTTTAGTTTCTGTCGCATCTAATTGCCCACGTCTTAATGCGGCAGCAATACAAACAACAGCATCAAGTTTATTTTCTTCAATGAATGATTGCCATTCTTTATGAGTATCTAACTCATCTTGTGGAATAACGAGACTATTAATAGCATTATAAATACCATCGTGATAAAAAAATAAACGCACAATATCATGTTTGGAGGCTAAGACTTCTTGAGAAAAGCGCAAGGCTCTTCTTGAAGCAGGAGTCTGAGGGGGTGCATAAATAGCAATTGTAAACTTCATAAATACCCATACAAAAAAGCCCGCATAGCGGGCTCTTTTAATGATTAATACTTAGTCGTTAGAAGCAACACCTAAGATACTTAATAAACTAACAAAAATATTATAAATAGAAACGAATAATGTAATCGTTGCCATAATATAGTTGGTTTCGCCACCGTTAATGATTTCGCTGGTTTGGTATAAAATAACCGCTGAAGAGAATAAAATAAAACCAGCACTTAATGCTAAGTATAAGCCAGGAATATTAGTGAAAAAGCTTAATACCATAGCACCAAGTAGTATGAAACAACCAACAGTAATAAAGTTACCTAAGAAGCTCATATCTTTGCGTGTAATTAAAACAAACGCAGATAATCCCAAAAATGCAAAGGCAGTTAAACCTAAAGCTGAGGTAATAATGCTTGCACCATTTGGCAAGTACAAATACATATTAAGTGTTGGTGCTAGTGTGAACCCCATAAAGCCAGTAAAAGCGAATGTACTCGCCAAGCCCCAAATAGAGTTTCTTAATTTCATGGTTAAAAACATTAAACCATAAGTACCAATTAATAAAACCCAGATACTTAAACGTTGTACATTCATTGCCATAGCTGCATAACATGTTAATGCCGAGAACGCCAAAGTCATAGCGAGTAATGTATAAGTGTTACGTAGCACCTTCGTGATTTGTGATTGACCTACTTGGTCAATATAGTTATCACTGGCTACTGTATACGTTCTTGGCTCATGAGAGTCATAACGATTATTCATAAATAAAAATTCCCCTTTGATAGTAAAAATATCTTAATATTGTTAGTATTTTATCTTCATTATATAAATAATATAGACTTATTTAAAAAAAA
Coding sequences within it:
- a CDS encoding ABC transporter ATP-binding protein, translating into MAVASSAFKKAMTGTQTPKEALVKIDRVTKSFDGTIAVDNVSLTINRGEIFALLGGSGSGKSTLLRMLAGFETPTEGRIFLDGQDITKLPPYERPINMMFQSYALFPHMTVEQNIAFGLKQDKLPKNQIKERVEQMLKLVHMTQYAHRKPHQLSGGQRQRVALARSLAKRPKLLLLDEPMGALDKKLRSQMQLELVEIIESVGVTCVMVTHDQEEAMTMAQRIAIMNQGCIEQIGSPMDIYETPATRLVCEFIGNVNMFEGEIVDDMSNHVTITCPTLPNPIYIGHGLSTRAEDKKVTFAIRPEKILISHQKPEIEHPDYNWTTGKVYDIAYLGGHSIYYIELPSGAIVQSFMANSERHVKRPTWDDQVYLYWEDDSGVVLQ
- a CDS encoding COG2958 family protein; translated protein: MSRLSQTQKIANWLMENPNQKFTAREIAQAIIKRYPEDYQEKRLNDRFVSEQDFIQQIVAEIGAQKDQIIKKNKKIRWQDKPKPRVYWFDDTRTMGLVNSLVADDLADIEYEADKQQQVKQAQLTEHDLYPLLIRYLASELKLYSMRIDEKRSSNRYGMNANKWLHPDIVAMEPIAETWDQLVRTCVLKGDGQSVRLWSFEVKRSMTRANVREYFFQAVSNSTWANEGYLVCTSIAGDGTEDELRMLSALHGIGVIVLNTKDLSESEILIPARAKTDIDWQTVNRLVVENGDMKEFVDLVSNYYETGRLRTKDWNK
- a CDS encoding ABC transporter permease subunit — its product is MKRRLNFTNLMLVVGLLFIYLPMFILVIYSFNASKMVVVWEGWSTKWYRSLSDSTDLIAALFRSLEVAFYTSITAVILGTLAAFVLTRMDQFRGRSIFAGMVTAPLVMPEIITGFSLLLLFMAFNELFSWPSKGLMNIWIAHVTFCTAYVAILVSSRLRELDRSLEEASMDLGAPPWKTFIFITIPMIAPSLFAGAMLSFALSLDDVVLANFLSGPGSTTLPVYIFSKVRLGVDPQINAIASIILLVISTITLTAWFVNRRIEKKRKVVS
- a CDS encoding polyamine ABC transporter substrate-binding protein: MNFFKKTLLATSITLVATGIVSAAENTLHIYNWSDYIAPDTISKFEKKTGIKVVYDVFDNNEIVEAKLIAGNSGYDIVVPSNAFLAKQIKAGLYQPLDRSKLPNWKNLNPTLMKVLEVNDPENKYAIPYMWGTIGIAYNVDKVKAVLGDNAPVDSWDLVFNVENMEKLKSCGVAFLDSPTEMLPAAMKYLGEDPTATDTKNIKDAQALFLKIRPYVAYFHSSKNILDLANGNICVSVGYSGDLQQSKNRAEEAKNGVHIKYNIPKEGAASFFDMMAIPKDAPNPEAAHQFINFIMQPEIAAEITNYIRFPNANSAATPLVNKDITSDPGIYPTEEIMKKIYTFPLLPLKTQRTMVNSWTKVKTSK